One genomic segment of Sulfurimonas hongkongensis includes these proteins:
- a CDS encoding type II toxin-antitoxin system PemK/MazF family toxin yields the protein MSINQGEIWLVNFDPSVGSEIQKARPAVVINDDVLGRFGLRIIVPITKYKEYYKDYPWIIKIENNAQNGLSKLSGIECFQVKSFSQDRFIKKLGTLPQNTIFKIHSTVLKTFNPAYEIMM from the coding sequence ATGAGTATTAATCAAGGTGAAATTTGGCTTGTAAATTTTGATCCTAGTGTTGGAAGTGAGATACAAAAAGCAAGACCTGCCGTTGTGATAAATGATGATGTGCTTGGTAGATTTGGACTTAGGATAATTGTACCTATTACCAAATACAAAGAGTATTACAAAGATTATCCTTGGATTATCAAAATAGAAAATAATGCTCAAAATGGCTTATCTAAACTCTCTGGCATTGAGTGCTTTCAAGTAAAAAGCTTTTCTCAAGACAGATTTATAAAAAAACTAGGAACTTTACCGCAAAACACAATTTTCAAAATACATAGCACAGTGCTAAAAACATTTAATCCTGCTTATGAGATAATGATGTAA